A portion of the Novosphingobium sp. KA1 genome contains these proteins:
- a CDS encoding type II and III secretion system protein family protein → MNTRLLKSLLRAACVLSPLAIPVAAPITAQSVVRPAQDISLSIGNGQLINVPGTMTDVFVSNDAVADVQVKSRNQFYLFGKAGGTTTVYASNASGAVVWSATIRVGSNIDSVGSMLHLAMPDARIAVSTVGSSTFLLTGTVKTPEDAAEAERLVQAYVGKDGNVISRLRMATPLQVNLQVRIAEVSRTLVKSMQSNITTVDSTGGFKFGLGQGRSGWYTQYTPGGSSLGMGTTTSTTASAVSPITSGSTLAATGKLFGLNILGALDAGETVGLVTTLAQPNLTTLSGESAEFLAGGEYPIPIVQGTNSSNVTIEYKKYGVSLSYAPTVLANGHISMRVRPEVSELSSEGAVTLNGFQVPSLTVRRTETTVELGSGQSFMIAGLLSNNSQNTIQKLPGAGDLPILGSLFRSTSYKRGETELVIVVTPYLVNPVDAADIKLPTDGFNAPNDLQRLLGNMASDGSSGDKRPAATSAPSSGGTPAAPAVGNDARTSDSRSSKASATGDAKPGFSLK, encoded by the coding sequence ATGAACACGCGCCTTCTCAAATCCCTGCTGCGTGCCGCCTGCGTGCTCTCGCCGCTGGCCATCCCGGTCGCCGCGCCGATCACCGCGCAATCGGTGGTCCGCCCGGCCCAGGACATCTCGCTCTCGATCGGCAACGGCCAGCTCATCAACGTGCCCGGCACGATGACCGACGTCTTCGTGTCCAACGACGCGGTGGCCGACGTGCAGGTCAAGTCGCGCAACCAGTTCTACCTGTTCGGCAAGGCCGGCGGCACCACCACGGTCTATGCCAGCAACGCCTCGGGCGCGGTGGTCTGGTCCGCCACGATCCGGGTCGGCTCGAACATCGACAGCGTCGGATCGATGCTGCACCTGGCGATGCCGGATGCCAGGATCGCCGTCTCGACGGTGGGGTCCAGCACCTTCCTGCTGACCGGCACCGTCAAGACCCCGGAAGATGCCGCCGAGGCCGAGCGCCTGGTCCAGGCCTATGTCGGCAAGGACGGCAACGTCATCAGCCGCCTGCGCATGGCAACCCCGCTTCAGGTGAACCTGCAGGTCCGCATTGCCGAAGTCAGCCGCACGCTGGTCAAGTCGATGCAGTCGAACATCACCACCGTCGACAGCACCGGCGGCTTCAAGTTCGGTCTCGGGCAAGGGCGCTCGGGCTGGTACACCCAGTATACGCCCGGCGGCTCCTCGCTCGGCATGGGCACGACCACCTCGACCACGGCCAGCGCCGTTTCGCCGATCACCAGCGGCAGCACCCTTGCGGCCACCGGCAAGCTGTTCGGCCTCAACATCCTCGGCGCGCTCGATGCCGGCGAGACGGTGGGCCTGGTGACCACCCTCGCCCAGCCCAACCTCACCACGCTCTCCGGCGAAAGCGCCGAGTTCCTGGCCGGCGGCGAATACCCGATCCCGATCGTGCAGGGCACCAACAGCTCGAACGTGACGATCGAGTACAAGAAGTACGGTGTCTCGCTCAGCTACGCGCCGACGGTCCTGGCCAACGGCCATATCTCGATGCGGGTGCGCCCCGAAGTCTCGGAACTCTCGAGCGAAGGCGCCGTCACTCTCAACGGCTTCCAGGTGCCCTCCCTCACCGTGCGCCGCACCGAGACCACCGTGGAACTGGGTTCCGGCCAGAGCTTCATGATCGCCGGCCTGCTCAGCAACAACTCGCAGAACACCATCCAGAAGCTGCCCGGTGCCGGCGACCTGCCGATCCTCGGCTCGCTGTTCCGCTCGACCAGCTACAAGCGCGGCGAAACCGAACTGGTCATCGTCGTGACGCCCTACCTCGTCAATCCGGTCGACGCCGCCGACATCAAGCTGCCGACCGACGGGTTCAATGCGCCCAACGACCTGCAGCGCCTGCTCGGCAACATGGCCAGCGACGGCAGCTCGGGCGACAAGCGCCCCGCGGCGACCTCGGCGCCCTCCTCGGGCGGCACACCGGCCGCACCCGCGGTCGGCAACGATGCCCGCACCAGCGACAGCCGCAGCTCGAAGGCCTCCGCGACGGGCGATGCCAAGCCCGGCTTCAGCCTGAAGTGA
- the cpaB gene encoding Flp pilus assembly protein CpaB, with product MDKKKLVLLVIALLVAAGTAIAARSMFSGASAPQAGAATAVAPTGPKVLVAQRALPVGTIITADSVSYQDWPKELVKDAYFIEGEADMQKLMGTVVRYPITAGQPITQGGLVAPGDRGFLAAALAPGMRAVTIPVSAKTGVGGFVFPGDRVDLVLTQEVTGNDGTPPLRASETILRNLRVLATDQATDQDVVDGKTVVKAVSTVTLEVSPRIAEKVAVAQELGTISLSLRSIADNQGEFERILAAGQVKVPEGATKAQEEQIMRTAMTQPIEGNTTYVTGGDVSRFQRSSRPSMQGNAPAQPVVAAGPPAQAATVARAVPIGPVVRVTRGKDVSVEPVSSH from the coding sequence ATGGATAAGAAGAAGCTGGTGCTGCTGGTCATTGCGCTGCTCGTCGCAGCCGGGACCGCCATTGCCGCCAGGTCGATGTTCAGCGGCGCATCGGCGCCCCAGGCCGGTGCCGCCACCGCCGTCGCGCCGACGGGCCCCAAGGTCCTCGTCGCCCAGCGCGCGCTGCCGGTGGGCACGATCATCACCGCCGATTCGGTCTCTTATCAGGACTGGCCCAAGGAACTGGTGAAGGACGCCTACTTCATCGAGGGCGAGGCCGACATGCAGAAGCTGATGGGCACCGTTGTCCGCTACCCGATCACCGCCGGCCAGCCGATCACCCAGGGCGGCCTCGTCGCACCGGGCGACCGCGGCTTCCTCGCCGCCGCACTGGCGCCGGGCATGCGTGCGGTGACGATCCCGGTTTCCGCCAAGACCGGCGTCGGCGGCTTCGTGTTCCCGGGCGACCGCGTCGACCTCGTGCTGACGCAGGAAGTGACCGGCAACGACGGCACCCCGCCGCTGCGCGCCTCCGAAACCATCCTGCGCAACTTGCGCGTGCTCGCCACCGACCAGGCCACCGACCAGGACGTCGTCGACGGCAAGACCGTGGTCAAGGCGGTCAGCACCGTGACCCTCGAAGTCAGCCCCCGCATCGCCGAAAAGGTCGCCGTCGCGCAGGAGCTGGGCACGATCAGCCTGTCGCTGCGCTCGATCGCCGACAACCAGGGTGAGTTCGAACGCATCCTCGCCGCCGGCCAGGTCAAGGTCCCCGAGGGCGCGACCAAGGCGCAGGAAGAACAGATCATGCGCACCGCGATGACCCAGCCGATCGAAGGCAACACGACTTACGTGACCGGCGGCGATGTCTCGCGCTTCCAGCGCTCCAGCCGTCCCTCGATGCAGGGCAACGCGCCGGCCCAGCCCGTGGTCGCCGCCGGTCCGCCCGCCCAGGCCGCCACTGTCGCACGCGCCGTCCCGATCGGTCCGGTGGTACGCGTCACCCGCGGCAAGGACGTCTCCGTCGAGCCGGTAAGCAGCCACTGA
- a CDS encoding prepilin peptidase — protein MQSAYFSYALLAALATALVVAAVTDIKRREIANRLNAGIALAAPLWWLSIGLGWTGIGIQIGLALATFAICCVLFVLRQMGGGDVKLLAALALWFAPAPFLQLIVLMAVIGGGASVAMAAFNMERRPGEALCDIGAWLVAAGWTFVAAAMAWALATGRPLISPELVDSLLSSSRSPALVAAGTLLGLLALFALGFFHIKRRQKSRLRVPYGVAIAAAGLWVAATTGISAFHAAPVLG, from the coding sequence ATGCAATCGGCGTATTTTTCGTACGCATTGCTGGCCGCATTGGCAACCGCGCTGGTCGTGGCGGCCGTGACGGACATCAAGCGCCGCGAGATCGCGAACCGGCTCAATGCCGGCATCGCCCTGGCCGCGCCGCTGTGGTGGCTGTCGATCGGCCTGGGCTGGACCGGCATCGGCATCCAGATCGGCCTTGCCCTTGCGACTTTCGCAATCTGCTGCGTGCTGTTCGTGCTGCGCCAGATGGGCGGCGGCGACGTCAAGCTGCTCGCCGCGCTGGCGCTGTGGTTTGCGCCTGCTCCCTTTCTCCAGCTGATCGTGCTGATGGCCGTGATCGGTGGCGGCGCCTCGGTGGCGATGGCCGCCTTCAACATGGAACGCCGTCCGGGCGAGGCCCTGTGCGACATCGGCGCCTGGCTGGTCGCGGCAGGCTGGACCTTTGTGGCGGCGGCCATGGCCTGGGCGCTGGCGACAGGGCGACCGCTGATCTCGCCGGAACTGGTCGATTCGCTGCTGTCCTCGTCCCGCTCGCCCGCGCTCGTTGCCGCCGGCACGCTGCTGGGCCTGCTCGCGCTGTTCGCACTCGGGTTCTTCCATATCAAGCGCCGCCAGAAATCGCGCCTGCGCGTGCCCTACGGCGTTGCCATTGCCGCAGCGGGCCTGTGGGTCGCTGCGACCACCGGGATTTCGGCCTTTCATGCCGCCCCCGTGTTGGGGTGA
- a CDS encoding alpha/beta hydrolase, translating to MEGAGRARRAIPPGVAESRWTASDGKSQIRRIDWPVPDAPRGSLLFLPGRGDAYEKWLETLEQWHAEGWAVTSIDWRGQALSGRLGRDGMTGHVDDFGLWIDDLALFWKDWAQERPGPLVLVGHSMGGHLALRAVAERRVSPEALVLSAPMLGIHPAAIPSAVLHPVARVIRALGDPRRPAWKHNEKPQLVPHARMKLLTHDEGRYADEAWWRLERPAMAMGPASWGWIERALASIRGLEAKGVLESVAVPVLLLATRHDGLVSWPAIRRAAARLPQGELAHWGRECRHEILREADPIRDSALATIRDFLNRNAPARG from the coding sequence ATGGAGGGGGCTGGCCGGGCCCGCCGCGCCATTCCGCCAGGTGTCGCCGAAAGCCGCTGGACGGCAAGCGACGGCAAAAGCCAGATCCGCCGGATCGACTGGCCGGTGCCGGATGCGCCGCGCGGGTCGCTGCTGTTCCTGCCGGGGCGCGGCGATGCTTACGAGAAGTGGCTGGAGACGCTGGAGCAGTGGCATGCGGAAGGCTGGGCAGTTACCTCGATTGACTGGCGGGGGCAGGCGCTGAGCGGCCGGCTCGGGCGTGATGGCATGACCGGGCATGTCGACGATTTCGGCCTCTGGATCGACGATCTTGCCCTGTTCTGGAAGGACTGGGCGCAGGAACGGCCGGGGCCGCTGGTGCTGGTCGGCCATTCGATGGGCGGGCATCTGGCCTTGCGTGCGGTGGCGGAGCGGCGGGTGTCTCCCGAGGCACTGGTGCTCTCCGCGCCGATGCTGGGTATCCATCCGGCTGCGATTCCCAGCGCCGTGCTGCATCCGGTTGCACGCGTGATCCGTGCTCTCGGCGATCCGCGCCGCCCGGCGTGGAAACATAACGAGAAGCCGCAGCTTGTCCCTCACGCCCGGATGAAGCTGCTTACCCACGACGAGGGGCGTTATGCCGACGAGGCGTGGTGGCGGCTGGAGCGTCCGGCCATGGCGATGGGCCCGGCCAGCTGGGGCTGGATCGAACGGGCGCTCGCCTCGATCCGCGGGCTGGAAGCCAAGGGAGTGCTCGAATCGGTCGCAGTGCCGGTGCTGCTGCTGGCGACGCGTCATGACGGCCTCGTGTCCTGGCCGGCGATTCGCCGGGCTGCGGCGCGCTTGCCGCAAGGCGAACTGGCCCACTGGGGCAGGGAGTGCCGCCACGAGATCCTGCGCGAAGCCGATCCGATCCGCGATTCCGCGCTGGCAACGATCCGGGACTTCCTGAACCGGAATGCGCCCGCTAGGGGCTGA
- a CDS encoding FAD-binding oxidoreductase, giving the protein MQTRFDIVVVGAGMAGASLAARLGAKTSVLVIEAEERPGYHATGRSAAFWTESYGGPRVQPLTAASGAELRALGVLAPRSALTLGRTGEQAEVERFARVYGDLGVEVHVLDRAGIAARVPGLRGGWASGVLEPSTSDIDVAALHQHYLAAARREGVEIRCRAGLRRATRSAHGWLLALADGTEVACDVLVNAAGAWADPVARLAGARPLGIAPYRRTVAQLAVGRPVPGDLPLVLDVGETFYFKPEHGRLWLSPHDETPSVPCDAAPEEIDVALAIDRLEQVVDWPVERVEHRWAGLRSFAPDRLPVYGFDPADPAFFWFAGQGGFGIQTAPAAAMLGAALLLGEKGGDLDPAPYGPDRFVIA; this is encoded by the coding sequence ATGCAAACGAGGTTCGATATCGTTGTGGTGGGCGCCGGCATGGCCGGTGCCTCGCTGGCGGCCCGCCTGGGCGCAAAGACCAGCGTGCTGGTGATCGAGGCGGAAGAGCGCCCCGGCTATCACGCCACCGGCCGCTCCGCCGCGTTCTGGACCGAAAGCTACGGCGGTCCGCGTGTCCAGCCGCTGACCGCGGCATCCGGCGCGGAACTGCGGGCGCTCGGGGTGCTGGCGCCGCGATCCGCGCTGACGCTGGGGCGGACGGGCGAGCAGGCTGAAGTCGAGCGATTCGCGCGGGTCTACGGCGATCTCGGGGTCGAGGTCCATGTGCTCGACCGCGCCGGGATCGCAGCGCGGGTGCCGGGCCTGCGGGGCGGCTGGGCATCGGGCGTGCTGGAGCCGAGCACCAGCGACATCGACGTGGCCGCGCTGCATCAGCACTATCTCGCCGCAGCGCGCCGCGAGGGGGTGGAGATCCGCTGCCGTGCGGGCTTGCGACGTGCAACGCGCTCCGCGCACGGCTGGTTGCTGGCGCTCGCCGACGGCACCGAGGTCGCCTGCGACGTGCTGGTCAACGCGGCGGGCGCCTGGGCCGATCCGGTGGCGCGGCTGGCCGGTGCGCGTCCGCTGGGCATCGCGCCCTATCGCCGCACGGTGGCCCAGCTCGCGGTCGGCCGCCCGGTGCCCGGCGATCTGCCGCTGGTGCTCGATGTGGGCGAGACGTTCTACTTCAAGCCCGAGCATGGCCGCCTCTGGCTGAGCCCGCATGACGAGACGCCCAGTGTCCCGTGCGACGCCGCGCCCGAGGAAATCGACGTGGCGCTGGCCATCGACCGCCTGGAGCAGGTTGTCGACTGGCCGGTCGAGCGGGTCGAGCATCGCTGGGCGGGGCTGCGCTCGTTCGCGCCGGACCGGCTGCCGGTCTATGGTTTCGATCCCGCCGACCCGGCATTCTTCTGGTTCGCCGGGCAGGGCGGTTTTGGCATCCAGACCGCGCCGGCGGCCGCTATGCTGGGAGCGGCCCTGCTGCTTGGCGAGAAGGGCGGCGACCTCGATCCCGCGCCTTATGGGCCGGATCGTTTCGTAATCGCCTGA
- a CDS encoding FUSC family protein, with translation MPDRLLNLDTLRENFRQEARALITPGPRMADEWACVASVMLSIVIAHLIGAKMVGWAAFTAFVLLKSGASETMLRGVLRIVGTALGSLLALAVMPWAARSLPLAMASAAIVGAVGLYGMITARRAYAWLLFGLTFEMVLLDKLEHPALDTIDFAQTRLLEVIAGTIACVLVSLTTATLAGRKWLDLQGPRPERMGWHPNAARHAAQAGLAISVLPLLHALFDLPEMAQAAVTVMAVMIVPIGGIGASGFAPVTRRLFLRTMGCLAGGALALTVLLIAQGNTPVLIAGTCLGIVIGRHIENGLPQITYLGLQFTLTVLVVLVPDSYADAHILPAIQRLVSILIGMAVLEPVLLVWHFLAPGRKPPERTEDVRGSE, from the coding sequence TTGCCTGACCGGCTGCTGAATCTCGATACCTTGCGCGAGAACTTCCGGCAGGAAGCGCGGGCGCTGATAACGCCGGGCCCGCGCATGGCGGACGAATGGGCCTGCGTGGCCTCGGTCATGCTCTCGATCGTCATCGCCCATCTGATCGGCGCGAAGATGGTCGGCTGGGCAGCCTTCACCGCCTTTGTCCTGCTCAAGAGCGGCGCTTCGGAAACGATGCTGCGCGGCGTGCTGCGCATCGTCGGCACCGCTCTCGGCTCGTTGCTGGCGCTGGCGGTCATGCCCTGGGCCGCCCGATCGCTGCCGCTGGCGATGGCAAGCGCGGCGATCGTCGGCGCCGTCGGGCTCTACGGCATGATCACTGCCCGGCGGGCCTATGCCTGGCTGTTGTTCGGACTGACCTTCGAGATGGTGCTGCTCGACAAGCTGGAGCACCCCGCGCTCGACACCATCGATTTTGCCCAGACCCGCCTGCTGGAAGTGATCGCGGGCACCATCGCCTGCGTCCTCGTCAGCCTGACGACGGCCACCCTGGCGGGCCGCAAGTGGCTCGACCTGCAAGGCCCCCGGCCCGAACGCATGGGCTGGCACCCCAACGCCGCACGCCACGCGGCGCAGGCGGGTCTCGCCATTTCCGTGCTGCCGCTGCTGCATGCCCTGTTCGACCTGCCCGAAATGGCGCAGGCGGCCGTCACCGTGATGGCGGTGATGATCGTGCCGATCGGCGGCATCGGCGCCAGCGGCTTCGCGCCGGTCACGCGCCGCCTGTTCCTGCGCACGATGGGCTGCCTTGCCGGCGGTGCCCTGGCGCTGACCGTGCTGCTGATCGCACAAGGCAACACCCCGGTGCTGATCGCGGGAACGTGCCTCGGCATCGTCATCGGCCGCCACATCGAGAACGGGCTCCCGCAGATCACCTACCTCGGCCTGCAGTTCACGCTCACGGTGCTGGTCGTGCTGGTCCCCGATTCCTACGCCGACGCGCATATCCTGCCGGCCATCCAGCGCCTGGTCAGCATCCTGATCGGCATGGCGGTGCTGGAGCCGGTCCTGCTGGTATGGCACTTCCTCGCGCCGGGCCGGAAACCGCCCGAACGCACGGAAGATGTTCGCGGTTCGGAGTAA
- the rnhA gene encoding ribonuclease HI gives MKKVDVFTDGACKGNPGPGGWGVLLRMGVHEKEMAGGEPDTTNNRMEMTAVIKALNALTEPCEVTLHTDSKYVIDGITKWVHGWKKKGWVNASKQPVRNADLWHDLIEASGRHKVDWQWVRGHSGHAENERVDKLASDAAVAAAKA, from the coding sequence ATGAAGAAGGTCGACGTCTTCACCGATGGTGCCTGCAAGGGCAATCCCGGCCCCGGCGGCTGGGGCGTGCTGCTGCGCATGGGCGTGCACGAGAAGGAAATGGCGGGCGGCGAGCCCGACACCACCAACAACCGCATGGAGATGACCGCCGTCATCAAGGCGCTCAATGCGCTGACCGAGCCTTGCGAGGTCACGCTCCATACCGACAGCAAGTACGTGATCGACGGGATCACCAAGTGGGTCCACGGCTGGAAAAAGAAGGGCTGGGTCAATGCCAGCAAGCAGCCGGTGCGCAATGCCGATCTCTGGCACGACCTGATCGAGGCCAGCGGCCGCCACAAGGTGGACTGGCAATGGGTGCGCGGCCACTCCGGCCATGCCGAGAACGAGCGCGTGGACAAGCTGGCGAGCGACGCGGCGGTCGCAGCCGCCAAGGCGTGA
- the thrB gene encoding homoserine kinase, whose protein sequence is MAVYTRLGAEEMAAIVEAFDVGALISAKGIAEGVSNSNWLIETQQAAASRRFILTVYESRTEVAELPFFLDLLDHLAEQGCPVPRTMHDRGGASHRLIDTPEGQKALALIEYLPGVSVSEPTVGQARAVGAALAQVHLASARFGQDRANSLDLPAWQQLLGDCGSEGLASIDADLAALVARELPALAAQWPSDLPRGVIHADLFPDNVLMLGDKVTGLIDFYFACTDLLAYDVAVTHAAWCFSSDGTRFDAALSDALIEGYESVRPLSAAERAALPVLARGAAVRFLSTRAYDWLNTPEDALVTPKDPMAFARRLEFYADPANHGIFGA, encoded by the coding sequence ATGGCAGTCTATACCCGGCTCGGCGCCGAAGAGATGGCGGCGATCGTCGAGGCTTTCGACGTCGGCGCCCTGATTTCCGCCAAGGGCATCGCCGAGGGCGTGTCCAACAGCAACTGGCTGATCGAAACCCAGCAAGCCGCGGCTTCGCGCCGGTTCATCCTGACGGTCTACGAAAGCCGCACCGAAGTCGCGGAATTGCCGTTCTTCCTCGACCTGCTGGACCACCTTGCCGAACAGGGTTGCCCGGTGCCGCGCACCATGCATGACCGCGGCGGCGCCAGCCACCGCCTGATCGACACGCCGGAGGGCCAGAAGGCGCTCGCGCTGATCGAATACCTGCCCGGCGTTTCGGTATCCGAACCCACCGTGGGCCAGGCCCGCGCGGTCGGCGCGGCGCTGGCGCAAGTCCACCTCGCCTCGGCCCGTTTCGGGCAGGACCGCGCCAACTCGCTCGACCTGCCGGCCTGGCAGCAGCTGCTGGGCGACTGCGGCAGCGAAGGCCTGGCCTCGATCGATGCCGACCTTGCCGCCCTGGTCGCGCGCGAACTGCCTGCGCTTGCGGCGCAGTGGCCCTCGGACCTGCCGCGCGGCGTGATCCATGCCGACCTGTTTCCCGACAATGTCCTGATGCTGGGCGACAAGGTCACCGGCCTGATCGACTTCTACTTCGCCTGCACCGACCTGCTGGCCTACGACGTCGCCGTGACGCACGCCGCCTGGTGCTTCTCCAGCGACGGCACCCGCTTCGACGCCGCTCTCTCGGATGCCCTGATCGAAGGGTACGAGAGCGTCCGCCCGCTCTCCGCCGCAGAGCGCGCCGCCCTGCCGGTGCTGGCCCGCGGCGCGGCCGTGCGTTTCCTGTCCACCCGCGCCTACGACTGGCTGAACACGCCCGAAGACGCGCTTGTCACCCCCAAGGACCCGATGGCTTTTGCCCGCCGCCTCGAATTCTATGCCGATCCGGCCAATCACGGTATCTTCGGCGCATGA
- the ispH gene encoding 4-hydroxy-3-methylbut-2-enyl diphosphate reductase produces the protein MNAPFPSEKTLATNAPLRLLIAAPRGFCAGVDRAIDIVERALEIYGAPVYVRHEIVHNKFVVDNLKAKGAVFVESVDQVPDGVPVIFSAHGVPKSVPAKASARGLEWLDATCPLVSKVHRQAERQIADGRHILFIGHAGHPEVIGTFGQVPEGNMTLIETVEDVATVAVPEDRELAYLSQTTLSVDDTQAIIAAIEARFPQVVAPKQEDICYATSNRQAAVKQIAPKCELVLVIGSPKSSNSLRLVEVAERSGSVGRMIQRASEIDPAWLDGLTSVGLTAGASAPEELVNEVIARIGELRDVTAEQVVTAQETITFKLPRQLAR, from the coding sequence ATGAACGCGCCCTTTCCGTCCGAGAAGACGCTCGCCACGAATGCGCCCCTGCGCCTCCTGATCGCCGCCCCGCGCGGTTTCTGCGCCGGGGTCGACCGCGCCATCGACATCGTCGAGCGTGCGCTCGAGATCTACGGCGCACCGGTCTACGTGCGCCACGAGATCGTCCACAACAAGTTCGTGGTCGACAACCTGAAGGCCAAAGGCGCCGTGTTCGTCGAAAGCGTAGACCAGGTTCCGGACGGCGTGCCGGTGATCTTTTCCGCGCATGGCGTGCCCAAATCGGTGCCTGCCAAGGCCTCCGCGCGCGGCCTCGAGTGGCTGGATGCCACCTGCCCGCTGGTCAGCAAGGTCCATCGCCAGGCCGAGCGCCAGATCGCCGACGGGCGCCACATCCTGTTCATCGGCCATGCCGGCCATCCCGAAGTGATCGGCACCTTCGGGCAGGTTCCCGAAGGCAACATGACGCTGATCGAAACGGTGGAAGACGTCGCCACCGTCGCCGTGCCCGAGGACCGCGAACTCGCCTATCTCTCGCAGACCACGCTCTCGGTCGACGATACGCAAGCTATCATCGCCGCCATCGAGGCGCGCTTCCCGCAGGTCGTCGCGCCCAAGCAGGAAGACATCTGCTACGCCACCTCCAACCGCCAGGCCGCCGTCAAGCAGATCGCGCCGAAGTGCGAACTGGTGCTGGTGATCGGCTCGCCCAAGAGCTCCAACTCGCTGCGCCTCGTCGAAGTGGCGGAGCGTTCGGGGTCGGTCGGCCGGATGATCCAGCGTGCCTCGGAGATCGACCCCGCCTGGCTCGACGGCCTGACCAGCGTCGGCCTCACCGCCGGTGCTTCCGCGCCCGAGGAACTGGTCAACGAAGTGATCGCCCGCATCGGCGAACTGCGCGATGTCACGGCCGAGCAGGTCGTCACCGCGCAAGAGACCATCACGTTCAAGCTGCCGCGCCAACTCGCGCGCTGA
- a CDS encoding 1-acyl-sn-glycerol-3-phosphate acyltransferase, with protein MNTAAATSSAKRRIPLRGWPIIALRLAALLATLLACLGAYYLLAPFTRANPVPRRFLRAVGMICGLRTRLAGSPPTRRGVLLANHVSWLDIPALAGATGNAFVAHDGLAGIGPLRWLCELNDTVFVARHDRRSVAAQIEQVRRAIADTGRLAIFPEGTTSDGSGLLPFKSSLLSAVDADCGSLAIQPIWLDYGAQVADIAWVGAEPGLANALRLLARWRPIRLTVHCLPPLPAEQRTDRKAIARHAREAIEQVMTRPRAG; from the coding sequence GTGAACACGGCAGCGGCGACTTCCTCCGCGAAGCGCCGCATTCCGCTGCGGGGCTGGCCGATCATCGCCTTGCGCCTCGCGGCCCTGCTCGCCACGCTGCTTGCCTGCCTTGGCGCCTATTACCTGCTGGCACCGTTCACCCGCGCCAATCCGGTTCCACGCCGCTTCCTGCGCGCGGTGGGCATGATCTGCGGACTGCGTACGCGCCTTGCAGGCTCCCCCCCCACCCGGCGCGGCGTGCTGCTTGCCAACCATGTTTCCTGGCTCGACATTCCGGCACTGGCCGGCGCGACCGGCAACGCCTTCGTCGCGCATGACGGCCTGGCCGGAATCGGCCCGCTGCGCTGGCTTTGCGAGCTGAACGACACCGTCTTTGTCGCCCGCCACGACCGCCGCTCGGTCGCCGCCCAGATCGAGCAGGTCCGCCGCGCCATCGCGGATACCGGCCGCCTGGCGATCTTCCCGGAAGGCACCACCAGCGACGGCAGCGGGCTGCTGCCGTTCAAGTCCTCGCTGCTTTCCGCCGTGGATGCCGATTGCGGCTCCCTCGCCATCCAGCCGATCTGGCTCGATTACGGCGCCCAGGTGGCCGACATCGCCTGGGTCGGCGCCGAGCCGGGCCTCGCCAACGCGCTGCGCCTGCTGGCGCGTTGGCGTCCGATCCGCCTCACGGTGCATTGCCTGCCGCCCCTGCCCGCCGAACAACGCACCGACCGCAAGGCGATAGCCCGCCATGCGCGCGAGGCGATCGAGCAGGTCATGACACGCCCGCGCGCTGGATAA
- a CDS encoding Fur family transcriptional regulator, translating into MHQPIDIEALCAERGLRITEQRRVIAKVLSESTDHPDVEKLHQRAAALDPGISIATVYRTVRLFEEAGILDRHDFGDGRARYEAAPEAHHDHMIDVESGAVIEFVDPELEALQRQVAERLGFRLVDHRMELFGVRIEREDGETRK; encoded by the coding sequence GTGCATCAACCAATCGACATCGAAGCCCTCTGCGCCGAACGCGGCCTGCGTATCACCGAACAGCGTCGGGTGATCGCCAAGGTCCTGTCCGAAAGCACGGACCACCCCGATGTGGAGAAGCTGCACCAGCGCGCTGCAGCGCTCGACCCGGGCATCTCGATCGCCACGGTCTACCGCACCGTGCGCCTCTTCGAGGAAGCCGGCATCCTTGACCGTCACGATTTCGGTGATGGCCGCGCCCGCTACGAAGCCGCCCCCGAAGCCCATCACGACCACATGATCGACGTCGAGAGCGGCGCCGTCATCGAATTCGTCGATCCCGAACTCGAAGCGCTCCAGCGCCAGGTTGCCGAACGCCTCGGCTTCCGCCTCGTCGACCACCGCATGGAACTGTTCGGCGTCCGGATCGAGCGCGAGGACGGCGAAACCCGCAAGTGA
- a CDS encoding MucR family transcriptional regulator: MDTIQVDANETLITLTSDIVAAHVSNNSVSVEDLPSLITNVYGALAGLGTTTVVEEEKPEPAVSVRASVKPDYIVCLEDGKKLKMLKRHLMTHYNMTPEEYRVRWNLPADYPMVAPNYAEKRRELAKKIGLGRKPNARRGRKPKSAAA; this comes from the coding sequence ATGGACACCATCCAGGTTGATGCCAACGAGACGTTGATCACGCTCACTTCGGACATCGTCGCCGCCCACGTCAGCAACAACAGCGTCAGCGTCGAGGATCTCCCCTCGCTGATCACCAACGTCTATGGCGCGCTCGCCGGTCTCGGCACCACCACCGTCGTCGAGGAAGAAAAGCCTGAGCCCGCCGTTTCGGTGCGCGCCTCGGTCAAGCCCGACTACATCGTCTGCCTCGAGGACGGCAAGAAGCTGAAGATGCTCAAGCGCCACCTCATGACCCACTACAACATGACCCCGGAAGAATACCGCGTGCGCTGGAACCTGCCCGCGGACTACCCGATGGTCGCCCCGAACTACGCCGAAAAGCGCCGCGAACTGGCCAAGAAGATCGGCCTCGGCCGCAAGCCCAACGCGCGCCGCGGCCGCAAGCCCAAGTCGGCCGCCGCCTGA